From Halobacillus sp. Marseille-Q1614, the proteins below share one genomic window:
- the panF gene encoding sodium/pantothenate symporter: protein MNWAVIIPLLLFLVVIFFIGFWASKFVKSSDSFLSEYFLGGRELGGFILAMTMIATYGSASSFIGGPGVAYTQGFGWVLLSMSQVATGYFVLMILGKKFAIMARRYNAVTLIDFLKERYQSKWVVLTSAFSIIIFLFSAMAAQWVGGARLIESLTGISYLGALFIFAISVLVYVIIGGFRAVAVTDAVQGIVMLVGTLVLLIAVVIAGGGVSNIVADLQAENPNLITPYGFDGNLSAAYVSSFWLLVGVGVVGLPQVTVRAMSYKNSKAMHRALIIGTVVVGFIMLFMHLIGVFARPILPGIEVGDKVMPLIALEVLPAWVAGIVLAAPMAAIMSTVDSLLLLVSSSVVKDVYLNYIEPKASHEKVKKLSMGVTAILGIAVCLMALDPPNLLIWLNLFAFGGLEAAFIWPVVLGLYWSKGNKHGALASMLTGILSYTLFHNFYPEAFGMHTVVLPVVLSFLAFILVSLITAKNAGAGTGSNYDSLERSM from the coding sequence GTGAATTGGGCTGTCATTATTCCACTGTTATTATTTTTAGTCGTCATTTTCTTCATCGGATTTTGGGCGAGCAAGTTCGTAAAATCATCGGATTCTTTCTTATCTGAGTATTTCCTTGGAGGAAGGGAACTAGGCGGCTTCATTCTAGCGATGACGATGATTGCGACTTACGGAAGTGCCAGCAGCTTTATCGGCGGGCCTGGAGTCGCTTATACCCAAGGATTTGGCTGGGTGCTTCTTTCGATGTCGCAGGTAGCTACAGGTTATTTCGTATTAATGATCCTTGGTAAAAAATTCGCAATCATGGCACGGCGTTACAACGCAGTGACATTGATCGACTTTTTAAAAGAACGCTATCAAAGCAAATGGGTCGTGCTGACTTCTGCTTTTAGTATTATCATCTTCTTGTTCTCTGCAATGGCCGCCCAATGGGTCGGTGGTGCCCGGTTGATAGAATCTTTGACGGGAATCTCCTACTTAGGCGCATTATTCATCTTCGCTATTTCTGTACTGGTCTATGTCATTATTGGCGGATTCCGTGCTGTGGCTGTGACGGATGCTGTGCAAGGCATCGTCATGCTGGTCGGTACGCTTGTTCTGTTGATAGCTGTTGTTATTGCAGGAGGAGGAGTTTCAAACATCGTAGCTGATCTTCAAGCGGAAAATCCTAACTTGATTACGCCTTACGGATTCGATGGCAATCTAAGTGCGGCCTATGTATCTTCCTTTTGGCTCCTTGTCGGTGTAGGGGTTGTCGGGCTGCCGCAAGTAACCGTCCGAGCGATGTCTTATAAAAATTCGAAGGCGATGCACCGTGCCTTAATCATAGGTACTGTTGTTGTTGGCTTTATCATGCTCTTTATGCACTTAATTGGTGTTTTTGCACGTCCCATCCTTCCTGGCATAGAAGTAGGAGATAAAGTAATGCCGCTGATTGCACTGGAAGTTTTGCCTGCTTGGGTGGCTGGTATTGTACTGGCTGCACCGATGGCAGCGATCATGTCTACGGTCGATTCCTTGCTTCTGTTAGTCAGTTCCTCAGTAGTAAAGGACGTGTATTTGAATTATATTGAACCGAAAGCTTCTCATGAGAAAGTGAAAAAGCTGAGTATGGGTGTGACAGCTATTCTTGGAATCGCAGTCTGTCTGATGGCACTTGATCCTCCTAATCTCCTAATCTGGCTGAATCTTTTTGCGTTCGGAGGGTTAGAAGCAGCATTCATCTGGCCGGTTGTACTAGGCCTTTATTGGAGCAAAGGAAATAAGCATGGCGCGCTGGCGTCGATGCTGACAGGGATTTTATCTTATACATTGTTTCATAACTTCTATCCTGAAGCATTTGGTATGCATACAGTTGTACTGCCAGTCGTCTTGTCTTTCCTGGCATTTATTTTAGTCAGCTTAATCACCGCAAAAAATGCAGGAGCAGGTACAGGCAGCAATTACGATAGCTTAGAAAGGAGCATGTAA
- a CDS encoding aspartate aminotransferase family protein codes for MNKVKTWIERDHDNIMHGMTPFRKNPLIAKSAKGCFVEDTDQNKYLDAMSGLWCVNVGYGREVLAEAAHNQMVEMSYYPLVHSHKPAIELAEKLNSWLDDEYVFFFSNSGSEANEAAFKVARQYFHQKGESERYKVLSRYRAYHGGTLGALAATGQAQRKYKYEPLAAGFIHTVPPDCYHCPLGKQPTTCNHECADMVEQTMTWELDETVAAVIMEPYITGGGVFVPPEGYLKKVRDICDRHGVLLIIDEVISGFGRTGEKFGFQHEGISPDIITMAKGVTSGYLPLSATAVRKDIYDAFKEEGDYNHFRTVNTFGGNPSACALALKNIEIIEEENLVKNSRIRGKQLIDELAELKSHPHVGDIRSKGLVIGIELVKDQSSRIPLEEERINKVITRCKELGVIIGKNGDTVAGFNNVLTIAPPLIIDEGTVRFLSGAIKRAIQDSCF; via the coding sequence ATGAATAAGGTTAAAACATGGATTGAGAGAGATCACGACAACATCATGCATGGAATGACTCCTTTTCGAAAGAATCCGTTGATTGCAAAAAGTGCGAAAGGGTGCTTTGTAGAAGATACGGATCAAAATAAGTATTTGGATGCAATGAGCGGACTTTGGTGTGTGAATGTTGGTTATGGACGGGAAGTATTGGCGGAGGCAGCTCATAATCAAATGGTAGAGATGTCTTATTATCCGCTTGTTCATAGTCATAAGCCTGCGATAGAGTTGGCGGAAAAGCTTAATTCATGGCTGGATGATGAGTATGTTTTCTTTTTTTCTAACAGCGGGTCTGAAGCAAACGAAGCAGCTTTTAAAGTGGCGAGGCAATACTTTCACCAAAAGGGTGAGTCTGAGAGATACAAAGTTCTTTCAAGATACCGTGCGTATCACGGCGGGACATTAGGAGCACTTGCGGCCACGGGCCAGGCTCAGCGGAAATATAAATATGAGCCGCTGGCGGCCGGATTTATTCATACGGTGCCGCCGGATTGCTATCACTGTCCATTAGGGAAGCAGCCGACAACCTGTAATCACGAATGTGCAGATATGGTCGAGCAGACAATGACATGGGAATTGGACGAAACGGTGGCCGCAGTCATCATGGAGCCTTACATAACAGGAGGCGGGGTTTTTGTTCCACCTGAAGGTTACTTGAAGAAGGTTAGGGATATATGTGATCGGCATGGTGTCTTGCTGATCATAGATGAAGTCATCTCGGGATTCGGTCGAACCGGAGAGAAGTTTGGCTTTCAGCATGAAGGAATCAGCCCTGATATTATAACGATGGCTAAAGGTGTGACAAGCGGATATTTACCGTTATCTGCAACAGCCGTCCGAAAAGACATTTATGATGCTTTTAAAGAGGAAGGGGATTATAATCACTTTCGTACGGTCAACACGTTCGGCGGAAATCCCTCAGCATGTGCCCTGGCTTTGAAAAACATAGAAATCATTGAAGAAGAAAATTTAGTGAAAAATTCAAGAATCCGAGGCAAGCAATTGATAGATGAACTGGCTGAGCTGAAGAGTCATCCTCATGTAGGAGATATTCGTTCGAAAGGACTTGTGATTGGAATCGAGTTAGTGAAGGATCAATCTTCCCGAATACCACTCGAAGAAGAAAGGATTAATAAAGTAATTACGAGGTGTAAAGAACTTGGTGTGATAATAGGGAAAAATGGTGACACGGTTGCTGGTTTTAATAATGTCTTAACTATTGCTCCCCCTTTAATAATTGATGAAGGAACTGTACGTTTTTTAAGCGGAGCCATAAAACGGGCCATTCAAGATTCTTGTTTCTAA
- a CDS encoding YhdT family protein codes for MKKEKIDPRFKIAHREALMGVGLVIFNFIWWFGFAYGLGSKSPEEYSFVFGLPAWFFYSCVLGFIVMSVLVIVIVKFWFTDVSFDEEGGDHT; via the coding sequence TTGAAAAAAGAAAAGATAGATCCTCGCTTTAAGATCGCTCATCGTGAGGCTTTAATGGGTGTAGGGCTGGTTATTTTTAATTTTATTTGGTGGTTCGGTTTTGCTTACGGCCTGGGATCGAAATCACCTGAAGAGTATTCGTTTGTATTTGGACTGCCGGCATGGTTTTTCTATAGCTGCGTTCTGGGGTTTATAGTGATGTCAGTGCTGGTCATTGTGATCGTAAAATTTTGGTTTACTGATGTTTCTTTTGATGAAGAAGGGGGCGATCATACGTGA